From one Tissierellales bacterium genomic stretch:
- a CDS encoding nitroreductase family protein, translating into MLKDLIRKNRTYRRFDASHKIELDDLKDMVDAARLGSSGANLQPLKYYLSASDEINDTIFETLRWAGGLKDWNGPELEERPSGYIVMVHDTSISKQPYWDHGIAAQSILLTATEKGLGGCMFASFDRSLAQKLKLDEKYNILMVIAIGKPIEDVVLVDLPEDGKTAYYRDEKKTHYVPKRSLEEIIL; encoded by the coding sequence ATGTTAAAAGATTTGATTAGAAAAAATAGAACTTATAGACGATTTGATGCATCTCACAAAATTGAATTAGATGACTTGAAAGATATGGTAGATGCTGCTAGACTTGGTAGCTCAGGAGCCAATCTTCAGCCACTTAAATACTATTTGAGTGCGAGTGATGAAATAAACGATACTATATTTGAGACATTGAGATGGGCTGGTGGATTAAAGGATTGGAATGGCCCAGAATTAGAGGAGAGACCAAGTGGATATATAGTTATGGTTCACGACACAAGTATTAGTAAACAACCATATTGGGATCATGGCATTGCTGCACAGAGTATACTTTTAACTGCTACAGAAAAAGGTCTTGGGGGTTGTATGTTTGCCTCATTTGATAGATCGCTTGCTCAAAAACTTAAATTAGATGAAAAGTACAATATATTGATGGTAATAGCTATTGGTAAGCCTATTGAAGATGTAGTTTTAGTTGATTTGCCGGAAGATGGCAAGACTGCTTATTATAGAGATGAAAAGAAAACTCACTATGTTCCAAAAAGATCATTAGAAGAGATTATATTATAG
- a CDS encoding AzlD domain-containing protein: MNRIFILIMGMMVVTYLPRVLPFYVMGKLKLNSRIEQSLKYIPYAALGALVIPGGFSGVKERPLVSIGALGAAVLLSYIKENLFLSVVGSVGFAYICLMMFP; this comes from the coding sequence ATGAATAGAATATTTATTTTAATAATGGGAATGATGGTTGTTACGTATTTGCCACGAGTACTACCATTTTATGTAATGGGTAAATTGAAATTAAATTCTAGAATAGAGCAGAGTTTAAAATACATTCCATATGCGGCTCTCGGAGCGTTGGTTATACCAGGAGGTTTTAGTGGAGTAAAGGAGCGCCCTTTAGTATCGATAGGAGCGCTCGGAGCAGCAGTACTACTTAGCTATATCAAGGAAAATTTATTTTTATCGGTAGTAGGTTCTGTAGGATTTGCTTATATATGTTTAATGATGTTTCCTTAG
- a CDS encoding ion transporter, translating into MKQRIFEIIYLGKENDKESTFFDRMIVTLILLNALAIFLSSFESINSEYDTELRYFEIISISIFSLEYLARVWTSDLRFKNVGKLKAMRLYIFSPMAIIDLAAILPFYLPMLIPLDLRFLRMLRLTRLIRIAKLNRYMTSMNLIGRILKREKELLIVTVSIIILLIFSASTLMYYVENPVQPEAFPNIAASFWWAIITITPIGYAPITPITLTGRIISGTLAVLGIGLVALPTGIISSGFMQEFREKNAAEYCPHCGKKIR; encoded by the coding sequence ATGAAACAAAGAATTTTTGAAATTATATACTTAGGAAAAGAAAATGACAAGGAAAGCACATTTTTTGATCGTATGATTGTAACTCTGATACTTTTAAACGCCCTTGCAATATTTCTTAGTTCATTCGAAAGTATAAACTCTGAATATGATACCGAACTTAGATATTTTGAAATCATATCCATATCAATATTTTCACTCGAATACCTCGCTAGAGTATGGACTAGTGATTTGAGATTCAAAAATGTTGGCAAACTAAAAGCTATGAGGTTATATATTTTTTCACCAATGGCTATAATTGATTTAGCTGCAATACTTCCATTCTATTTGCCGATGCTAATTCCTTTAGACCTAAGATTTCTCCGAATGTTAAGGCTTACTAGATTAATTAGAATTGCAAAGCTTAACAGGTACATGACCTCAATGAATCTAATTGGTAGAATACTAAAAAGAGAAAAAGAATTACTGATAGTAACTGTATCAATTATAATTCTTCTCATATTTTCGGCATCTACACTCATGTACTATGTAGAAAATCCCGTTCAACCTGAGGCATTTCCTAATATAGCAGCTTCTTTTTGGTGGGCAATAATAACTATAACTCCTATTGGATACGCTCCTATTACTCCTATAACTTTAACTGGCAGAATAATAAGTGGTACTTTAGCTGTTCTAGGAATAGGTCTTGTAGCACTTCCAACCGGTATTATAAGTTCTGGATTCATGCAAGAATTTAGAGAAAAAAATGCCGCCGAGTATTGTCCTCATTGCGGCAAAAAAATAAGATAA
- a CDS encoding AzlC family ABC transporter permease, which yields MKLENKEEFKTGLQSGLSIALGFIPIAMTFGLLAKNSGLNLLEGLGFSAIVYAGASQFMAIDLLNSGAGIASIILTTFLFNFRHFIMGASMSTKLRSDSLKFRPIMAFVMTDETYSVAYLKQDKISAWFYLPMAITAYLSLSFGTILGYQLGGVLPAALNQSMGIALYAMFLAILTPEVKKSFKTMGVVVTAGLLNVLIHNLDFVPDGWHIILVIVFTVGIWTVKDLLDERKEVCYE from the coding sequence ATGAAGTTAGAAAATAAGGAAGAATTTAAGACAGGATTGCAATCAGGATTGTCAATAGCATTAGGATTTATACCAATAGCTATGACATTTGGATTACTAGCTAAAAATAGTGGGTTGAATTTACTTGAAGGGCTAGGTTTTTCGGCTATAGTTTATGCAGGAGCATCTCAATTTATGGCAATAGATTTATTGAATTCTGGAGCTGGAATAGCAAGCATAATACTTACGACATTTCTATTCAATTTTAGACATTTTATAATGGGAGCATCAATGAGTACTAAATTGCGTTCGGATAGTTTGAAATTTAGACCTATAATGGCGTTTGTAATGACAGATGAGACTTATTCGGTAGCTTATTTGAAACAAGATAAAATAAGTGCCTGGTTCTATTTACCTATGGCTATTACAGCATATTTGTCATTATCATTTGGAACAATACTTGGATATCAACTTGGAGGTGTATTACCGGCAGCATTGAATCAAAGTATGGGAATAGCTCTTTATGCAATGTTTTTAGCTATACTAACACCAGAGGTAAAGAAGTCATTTAAAACTATGGGTGTTGTCGTTACGGCAGGTTTATTAAATGTATTAATTCACAATTTGGATTTTGTTCCCGATGGATGGCATATAATACTCGTGATAGTTTTTACAGTTGGAATTTGGACCGTTAAAGATCTCTTAGATGAGAGAAAGGAAGTGTGCTATGAATAG